The window AGAACTCAAGAGTCCTTCTTGACATGTCCAGGCTTGAGGAAGAAGAGATCTGCAACCTTGTCATGGGAGTTGATGGAGTTATCGACTGCCACAAGATCCGGACTCGCGGGGGCATGGGCGATATCCGGATAGATCTGCATGTGCTTGTGAAGCCTGATATGCCTCTTGAGGATGCACACATTATCGCCCACAGGGTAAGCAAAATGCTGAAGGCTGAATATAAAGACGTTTCCGATGTGGTTGTGCACCTCGAACCCGCTTTACCCCAAGGATCAAATAGCAAAAAAACCAGTTAAGATGCATGGCTGGAAACGTTTTCGGGCAGATGTTTCAAATCACGACCTGGGGAGAGTCCCACGGCAGGGCTGTAGGTGTCGTGGTTGACGGGCTGCCGGCTGGACTTCCTTTTTCCGAAGCCGACATCCAGAAAGAACTGGACCGTCGGCGTCCCGGGCAGAGTGAAGTTTCCACTCCCAGAAGCGAAGCTGACAGGGTGGAGATACTTTCAGGAATTTTCGAAGGCATGAGCACAGGCACCCCCATTTCCATGCTGGTCTGGAATTCTGACGCCAGGTCTTCTTCTTATGATGCTATTAAAGACACTCCCCGCCCCGGACATGCCGATTTTACATACATGGCCCGCTACGGAATGAGAGACCACCGCGGGGGAGGCAGGTCTTCAGCTCGCGAAACGATAGGCAGGGTTGCAGGCGGGGCTCTTGCAAAGCTTCTGCTTTCCCATTACGGAATCCGGATTGCAGGGCATGTGCTCGAACTTGGCGGGATCAGGGCAAAACCCCTTTCTTTTGAAGAAATCCTTGAAAACGTGGAAAAAACGCCTGTGCGCTGTGTCGATCTTGAGGCTGCTGAAAAAATGCTTGAAAAAGTCGCAGCCCTGAGGCAGGAAGGAGATAGCGTAGGTGGAATTGTCGAGGTTATTGTAAAAGGCGTGCCTGCAGGCCTTGGAGAACCGGTTTTTGACAGGCTGGATGCAGATCTTGCAAAGGCTCTTGTGAGCATCCCCGCAGTCAAAGGCTTTGAAATCGGAGCAGGATTTGAGGCCGCCCGAATGCGCGGAAGTGAAATGAACGATTCCTTCCGAATGGAAGATGGAAAAGTTACCTGTTCGAGCAATAACGCAGGCGGCATCCTCGGAGGGATTTCATCGGGCCTGGACATCGTCTGCCGTGTAGCAGTAAAGCCCACCCCTTCCATAAGTAAACTTCAGCAAACGGTTGATCTCACAACCCGGGAAAATACCGAAATAGTGATTAAAGGACGGCATGACCCCACGATTCCTCCGCGCATGGTACCGGTTGCCGAAGCCATGGTTGCCCTCGTGCTTGCCGACCATATGCTCAGGAGCGGCTTTATTAATCCCAGGACCCTGCTGGAGTAAGGGAAAATAAGGCACAATTGCGGCTCCTTCTCCCAAAATCGCTCCAATCAAAATGTCCTCCGCCGCAAATTACTTATTTTTAATCTTTAATTTTCAATCTTTAATACAGATGAACCGGCATGTAGTCATCTGGATTTCAGATAAACTGGCTTGGATTTCGATGTAGATAACTGTAGATTTGTGGAGATCTTTTTTTGTTTATCCGTAGAAAACACTTGCTGTAGCTATGGTCTTATAAGTTTTCTGTGCAAAGTCTCAAACAATCCAAGATCAGGAAATAATTACAGACTCAAAAAGAGTATAAAACCTGTCAGTTTGATGATCTGGCTAGAAAACTTATATAGAGATAATTAAAAGTAGTTTATGGAGTTCAAATGTACTTTCCAGGATTCTCTGAACTCCAAGTTTCCAAAGGCATGATTATGTTAGCTTTGAGAATTATCAGGGTTTGCCTGTTTCTGTCTTCCGGGAAACTTTAATTTTTTTAATTTTTCCTTAATTTGCCTTCTTAAATCAAGATGTGAGGGATTTGACTTGAAAATAAGGGCATTGATAGTTATCTTCCTGCTGGCGATAACACTTATTTCTGGTTCCGGCTGCATTGACAGCAGCAGTAAACCAGTCAAAGAAACCGGCCTGGAAGAAATGACTGATAATCAAACAGATGATCAGAGCGATTCATATAATGATTTCATAAAAACCGCTCCTGCAGAGAATTTCTCCGAAAAGAGCAATAACCTTGAACTTGAAAAGGAAAGCTCCTTTTCCGGATATTACAGGAAAGAAAACTTGCAGTTCGAGGCCGAAGTTCCCACTTATTCTTTACCTCTACAGGCTTCAGAAATTGCAAATTATGACGATTTCATCTATAAAATTCCCCTGACGAACGAAAGCAGGGATTTGCTGTACAAAAATGGATTTGTTGTAATTGAAAATCCGGCTATCGAAAATCTGCCTGGGGCAGGGAATACGCTTGTAAATTCTACATATAAAGACCTGAAAGTGGCTGATGTTCCTATTTTCATCACATCGGATTCTCTTCTTCACCTTTATCATATCCAGTTTGATGAGACGCTAAAAAGGGCAGAATCTGAGGAATTTTTCGACGAGCTCTGGAAACTTGACAAAGCTCTCCTTGATGCTTCCATAGAGGATTATGACAGTGCCTCAGGGCGAGAAAAGGAAGCTGCAAGAAGAAATGTTGCATACTTTGCAGTGGCTTTGAAACTTCTTGAACCGGAATCTTACCAGATAGGGCAATCCCGGGAAGATTCGGGAGATATTCTACTCTTCGATTCTCAGAAAGCAAAAAAATACAGTGTCGAAGTTCCCTCTTTTGTAAAAACCGACGTAGAGGCTGAACTGCGCTTAATAGAATTCCGGGAAGGAGGAATGTCTCCAATTTTCAAGTACAGGGAAGATTATTCTCAGTACACCCCAAGAGGACATTACACTCGCTCTGAAAAGCTGCAGAACTACTTCAAGGCCATGATGTGGCACGGCAGAATGAGTATGCTGCTCCAATCGGACATGATTTCTGCAGAAGACCCGGAAAAGGAAGCAAAAATTCAGACTATTCAGGCCTTTTTAATTTCCGACCATTTTGACAGGGACAAAGAGCTCAGGGACAGGTGGGACAGGATTTACAAAGTGACGGCTTTTTATGTCGGCTATTCCGACGACCTCGGGCCCTATGAATATGCAAAAGCTCTGGATACTGTTTTTGGGAATGATAGATACGGAGTGAGTTTCGACAACGAAAGCCTTACAGCACTGAACACCGAACTGGAAATATATGAAAGTCCGAAAATCTACGGCGGAACAGGTGGAATTATTCAGACAGGCTCCGAAACTGAAAAAGAAACGCTTGAGGCCACAAAAGGTTTCAGGTTCATGGGTCAGAGATATACGCCAGACTCGTATATCCTCCAGAAACTCCATCCTCCTGCCCTGAATATAATGGATCTACTTGGTTCTGGAAGAGCCACGGAACACCTTAAAAATATGGGTATTTCCGAAAACGCAGAATACAAAACGCGTCACTTATCTCTGGAAAACGAATTTGGGGCTTTTGATGAAGAGGACTGGAATAAAAACCTCTACTGGGCTCAACTGTACGCCTTAAAGCCTCTCCTCGTAAGCTATCCTGATGGTTATCCCACATTCATGCAGACCGAAGTTTGGGAAGATAAACAGCTTAATGCCGCCCTTGCTTCCTGGGCCGAGCTCAGGCACGATACTATACTCTATGCAAAGCAGACCTACTTCCTGGGCGCCCCCCAAATTCAGGAAGAAAAACCTGTAGAGGGATATGTGGAACCGGTTCCTGAATTCTATGCCCGGATGCTTGCTCTTACCAAAATGGCACATGCCGGGTTAAATGATATGGAAGTGCTTGATGAGCAGTCGGATAAAGACTTTACAACTCTTGAACACACTCTTGAAAGGCTGTTGAATATCTCGATTAAAGAGCTTGAAAACAAAGAGCTGACAGAGGAAGAGTACGAGTTCATCAGGAATTTTGATCAGAATATAGCTCCAATGCTTGAGAATGTGGATATAAAGTCCCAGATGTCCACACTGGTTGCGGATGTTTATACAGGTCCGGGAGGAAATGTCCTGGAAGAAGGAACCGGAAAACTGGACCTGATGGTAGTAGCATATAAACAGCCCGATGGCAGGATAGTGCTCGGAGCAGGGCCTGTAATGAGTTACTATGAGTTCTGGCAGCCCTCAGGAGAAAGGTTGACTGATGAAGAATGGAGATTGATGCTGAATAATTACCCTCCTGAAAGACCTGAGTGGATTAATTCCTTTAGGGGGTAAAAGATGCTATTCTGAATAGGCTATCTTTTTCACCCATTTTATTTCTTTTTAATAATTTGTTGATTATAATATAACAAAAAGGATAAATCCCTCTCATGATGCGTGTAATTATGATGCATGATTTTTAAGAGAGACGCCGCCTGCATAATTTGTCATATTTTTATCGATCTGCCATAACTGGATTTACATGATACATGGAGTACAACCACTACAAGCTACCTGGCTTTTGGGAGCTGGACTGGAGCTATGGCAACAAGGGTGAAACCTTAATCACCCATTATATTTTTATTGAAGGGGGAATGTAAATGTTTTATAAGAAAGTGAATAAAAAGATAATATTTTTTATCTTTTTGGTAGTTGCTGTTGTTGGAGTGTGGTTTTTACTTAATTTCATTCAAATTGGTCCCGGCTTACCTCCTTCTGAATCCATGCCAAAATGGTACATCCCCGGATCCTGGCAAAAACATGAACAGAGCTGTACATCACTTTTTCCGGAAATCTCTTCTTACTGTGATAAGAGGAATTTTTCCGGAGGAAAATTTATAAATGTTTGGTATTTTGATGATGAATCTGAATTTTTAAAAGGAGAAGATCTGCTTTATCGCCATCTGGAAGAAAACGGTAATGCGTTCCATCAGGAACTGAATATTAGTACAGAACTTCAAGACGAAATTGAAAGACGTGAAGTTGAAAATTTCCCTGATTTCACCTTTTTTAACTCGACCGGGTATGAAAGCCCTGAAACGTCGGGATACTTTCTAGTGTACGAGAGACCTTTCCTTAAAGGGAGAGAAGATTATTTCATAGCTTATTACGGAATCCTGGGTACAACAAATCTCACTGAAGAAACCCCAGCGCTGAAAAAATTGATTGCAGAATCCTATTATATGTCTAATGAAGAAGGAAAAGTTGACGGTTTAAAGATGGGGAATAAAATAGGAACGAGCAATTCGTTACTTCCATGGTTTTAACAAAAAGGTTAGCTCTCATTTGTATTTTTTTATGAGCATATCCAAAAATTCAATATGTGACTCAAAATATCTACTTCCAAAAAATAATTTGAGTTCCTTATATTGGAAATGGTTCTAAAATTCTTATTGGGATAGGAACAAAATTGGTTTTGGGATAATCTCGGTCTAAAATTGCTGATTGATCGTATTCCAAATTTGCCGATCAATGGTATCCGAGAAATCAACAGGAATATATTCGCAGAGTAACAAGAATTATCCACAAAACGAATACTGGCTAAGAAGGAGATTTACTAATCTCCTTCTATTATAGAGGAATTTCAAATGCAAAATCCTATTTTCGGCAGGTCGACATTAGAAATTAAAATATTTTTCTTGATGCCGTTTTTGAATATTAGCTAACTATTTATTTGGTTCAAAGTTGGTTAACTGTGGCTCAAATCCAATGACGTATATAAATACTGAATCATTTTTTCATTAAAGTTTAGTATGAGATATTAATAGAGGAATTTGGATATTCAACAGATGTTGACAATAACAGGTTTATAGGAAATTCAAACCTGTGTTTAAGAACTTAAAGGAGAGGGGATTATGAAATATAGTCAAATTTGTATCTTGACTTTGGCACTGGCAAGTGCAATATTTGTAGCTTTTGCTTCTGAAGATGGAGGAATAATATTTACGAAAGAAGATGCAAAGCAAACAAAATACCTTGATCCTTCAACTGCAGACGTAAATATTAGTTTTGAGGATGCAAAAAACAAGCTAATCTCAGAAAATTCGGAAGTAACCGATGAATCTATCAATGGAGAATTGATTGATGATGAAAATTTTGGGATAATCTGGCGAGTAAGCTCAAAAACAACTAATGGAAAAAGCATCTTTTCAGGAATAGATGCCTCTAATGGAGAACAACTTTTTGTATACGATGGATCAAAGAATGTACAGGGCAGAGACAATATAAGCAAAGATGCTGCTCTGGAAATAGCAGAAGAATATATCGAATCCAGGGTTTCAGCAGATAAAATTAATGATCTTGAGTTTGAACATGTAAACTACATAGGACCTAATGCTGATGATGTCCCTGGAACCTACAGAATTAGCTACGCAAGAATTATCAGGGGAATACCTTCTGTTTCTGATGGAATACAGCTCAGGATCAATGCAGAAACAGGCGAAGTTTCAAGCTATCGCAAAAGATGGTCTATGAATGAGGAAGAGATAGCACTCATTGATACTGAACCAAGCATTACGGATGAAAAAGCAGTTGAGATTCTCAAAGAATTCATGAGTAACGAGCCACCTATAGGAGAAGAAAAAGCAAGTACTGTAAAAATCATTTCATCGAATCTTGTCTGGAAAGAGGACGATGAAGATAAAACTCATCTGGCATGGTGTATCCGATTCATGGATTCAAGTTTTGCAAAGGACGATGACTTACCTGCTTCAGTATGGTTTGACGCACATTCAGGAGAAATGTTGCTTTTTGATTATTCAAGAAATTAAATTCGAAAGAGTTCTAATCTTTTGTTCCTCTTTGGCATGAAAGTATGTGATTATTTCTATGTAACTATTCAGAGTTCTCGCGGTGCTCAATGGAGCGCCGCTAACTATACTCTGAATAGTTACCAAAGTTTTTTCATAATCAGAAACTCATTGATTTTCAGAACATGAGGTTTAGAAAAGAGATCTTGAGTTTTGGGATCAGCTCAACTTCAGTATCTCTGAATCGCTGGAGCACCGCTACTATAGATATATATTGGGACCATGAGACTCCAATAATTATAGGGATAACTTTGGTTTAAATGGATAATTTACTATCCAGATAAATCCCTGACTTTCTTTTCTTTTTACAGGACACTGTTTGAAATGACAGAATATTAATATTACTTTATTACTATGACCTCTCAAGTTTCAATATACTAACTTTAAGTAATATTGGTTCTGACCTATATTTAGTCTTTAGAATATGATGCTCTTTCAAGTTATCATTAGTTTGTAAATCTCATTTCCCTCTGACTTTCATTTAAGATCTCTGAATTCAATTTAATAGAAACTTAATCTCTGATTACCATGACAAATCCACCAAGACTTATCGCATGGGAACTTACTGCGGGCTGCAACCTGAACTGCGTGCACTGCAGGGGGTCTTCCACTTCCTCGGTTCCTGAAGGTGAGCTTACAACCGAAGAAGCTAAACATTTCATTGATGAGGTTGTAGAGCTTGGAAAGCCAATCCTCATCGTGAGCGGAGGCGAACCTCTTACCAGAGCGGATGTCTTCGAGATCGCACGTTACGGGACTGATGCCGGGCTCAGAGTAGTGCTCGCAACAAACGGCACCCTCCTGACCCCGGAGATCGTGGAAAAGCTGAAGGCTGCAGGAGTTCAACGACTGAGCATTAGCCTTGACGGAGCGATTGCAAAGACTCATGATGAGTTTCGGGGCGTGCCAGGAGCTTTTGATAGGACTCTTGCAGGCATCGAAGTCCTCAGGAAAGCAGATTTTCCCTTCCAGATCAACACAACGATTTCAAGGCGCAACCTTGAGGAGGTCCCGAAGACCCTTGAGCTTGCAAAAGAGCTCGGAGCAGTTGCATACCATGTCTTTTTCCTTGTGCCTACAGGCAGGGGAGAAGAGTCTGATGAAGTTTCTCCAGCAGACTATGAGCGTGTCCTGAACTGGTTCTATGATATGCAGAAAGAATCGGAAATCCAGCTGAAAGCGACCTGTGCTCCCCACTATTTCAGGATAATGCGCCAGCGGGCAAAAAAAGAAGGCATCGAGATCTCCGTCAAAACCCACGGCTACGAAGCCATGACAAAGGGATGCCTCGGAGGAACCGGTTTCTGCTTCGTATCAAGCGTTGGAGAAGTCTATCCCTGTGGCTACCTTCCCGTGCTTGCCGGAAATATCAGGGAACAGTCTTTCAGGGACGTCTGGGAAAACTCCGAGGTTTTCAGGAAACTGAGAGATCCCGAAGCGCTTAAAGGAAAGTGCGGCATATGTGAATACAAAAAAGTCTGCGGAGGCTGCAGAGCAAGAGCTTATGCTGCTACAGGCGACTATCTCGAAGAAGAGC is drawn from Methanosarcina lacustris Z-7289 and contains these coding sequences:
- a CDS encoding YcdB/YcdC domain-containing protein yields the protein MALASAIFVAFASEDGGIIFTKEDAKQTKYLDPSTADVNISFEDAKNKLISENSEVTDESINGELIDDENFGIIWRVSSKTTNGKSIFSGIDASNGEQLFVYDGSKNVQGRDNISKDAALEIAEEYIESRVSADKINDLEFEHVNYIGPNADDVPGTYRISYARIIRGIPSVSDGIQLRINAETGEVSSYRKRWSMNEEEIALIDTEPSITDEKAVEILKEFMSNEPPIGEEKASTVKIISSNLVWKEDDEDKTHLAWCIRFMDSSFAKDDDLPASVWFDAHSGEMLLFDYSRN
- a CDS encoding DUF3160 domain-containing protein, yielding MTDNQTDDQSDSYNDFIKTAPAENFSEKSNNLELEKESSFSGYYRKENLQFEAEVPTYSLPLQASEIANYDDFIYKIPLTNESRDLLYKNGFVVIENPAIENLPGAGNTLVNSTYKDLKVADVPIFITSDSLLHLYHIQFDETLKRAESEEFFDELWKLDKALLDASIEDYDSASGREKEAARRNVAYFAVALKLLEPESYQIGQSREDSGDILLFDSQKAKKYSVEVPSFVKTDVEAELRLIEFREGGMSPIFKYREDYSQYTPRGHYTRSEKLQNYFKAMMWHGRMSMLLQSDMISAEDPEKEAKIQTIQAFLISDHFDRDKELRDRWDRIYKVTAFYVGYSDDLGPYEYAKALDTVFGNDRYGVSFDNESLTALNTELEIYESPKIYGGTGGIIQTGSETEKETLEATKGFRFMGQRYTPDSYILQKLHPPALNIMDLLGSGRATEHLKNMGISENAEYKTRHLSLENEFGAFDEEDWNKNLYWAQLYALKPLLVSYPDGYPTFMQTEVWEDKQLNAALASWAELRHDTILYAKQTYFLGAPQIQEEKPVEGYVEPVPEFYARMLALTKMAHAGLNDMEVLDEQSDKDFTTLEHTLERLLNISIKELENKELTEEEYEFIRNFDQNIAPMLENVDIKSQMSTLVADVYTGPGGNVLEEGTGKLDLMVVAYKQPDGRIVLGAGPVMSYYEFWQPSGERLTDEEWRLMLNNYPPERPEWINSFRG
- the ahbD gene encoding heme b synthase: MITMTNPPRLIAWELTAGCNLNCVHCRGSSTSSVPEGELTTEEAKHFIDEVVELGKPILIVSGGEPLTRADVFEIARYGTDAGLRVVLATNGTLLTPEIVEKLKAAGVQRLSISLDGAIAKTHDEFRGVPGAFDRTLAGIEVLRKADFPFQINTTISRRNLEEVPKTLELAKELGAVAYHVFFLVPTGRGEESDEVSPADYERVLNWFYDMQKESEIQLKATCAPHYFRIMRQRAKKEGIEISVKTHGYEAMTKGCLGGTGFCFVSSVGEVYPCGYLPVLAGNIREQSFRDVWENSEVFRKLRDPEALKGKCGICEYKKVCGGCRARAYAATGDYLEEEPYCIYKPENK
- the aroC gene encoding chorismate synthase — protein: MAGNVFGQMFQITTWGESHGRAVGVVVDGLPAGLPFSEADIQKELDRRRPGQSEVSTPRSEADRVEILSGIFEGMSTGTPISMLVWNSDARSSSYDAIKDTPRPGHADFTYMARYGMRDHRGGGRSSARETIGRVAGGALAKLLLSHYGIRIAGHVLELGGIRAKPLSFEEILENVEKTPVRCVDLEAAEKMLEKVAALRQEGDSVGGIVEVIVKGVPAGLGEPVFDRLDADLAKALVSIPAVKGFEIGAGFEAARMRGSEMNDSFRMEDGKVTCSSNNAGGILGGISSGLDIVCRVAVKPTPSISKLQQTVDLTTRENTEIVIKGRHDPTIPPRMVPVAEAMVALVLADHMLRSGFINPRTLLE